The genomic stretch GTCGATCAGGTACTTCGCGGGCCAGTACCGGTTGTGAAAGGCATGCCAGGTGGCGAAGTCGTTGTCGAGTGCCACCGGGTAGCTGATACTTGCGTCGCGCACCGCCTTCTCGACATTCTCCTGCACCTTCTCGAAGGCGAACTCGGGCGCGTGCACACCGAGGATCTCCAGCCCGGCGGCACGGTAGCAGTCGTACCAGGCGTTCAGATAAGGCTGGGTGCGCATGCAGTTGATGCAGCTATAGGTCCAGAAATCGACCAGCACGATCTTGCCTCTGAGGTTGGCCAGGGTGGCGGGGTTGCTGTTGACCCAATGCGAGATACCGGCCAGTTCCGGGGCCTGTCCGAGCTGCCATTATTCGGCATTGCCCGCCACCCCGGGGACCGCATTGCTCTGGGGATGAGTCCCTGTTCGATCGCCGTGAGCGCGGGAAACTTA from Arachnia propionica encodes the following:
- a CDS encoding redoxin domain-containing protein; the encoded protein is MLVDFWTYSCINCMRTQPYLNAWYDCYRAAGLEILGVHAPEFAFEKVQENVEKAVRDASISYPVALDNDFATWHAFHNRYWPAKYLIDKDGTIRWTHFGEGSYDEAENQIRDLFGEAGEHDYGQNPAPTPPIGGVCPGAGRSEMNRSPLPRTGRN